The Corynebacterium comes genome window below encodes:
- the glgB gene encoding 1,4-alpha-glucan branching protein GlgB, whose amino-acid sequence MQDAFGIDQNLLIPAPDMERLHRCSHHSPHDFYGWHAVAGGSVIRTRQPGAETVEILIHNESREATPIGDDVWVLGLPDIYTPDYRLQITWPEAGTIVSADPYAFLPTLGNLDIHLISEGRHERLWDVLGANVRSYETALGTVTGTSFAVWAPNAIGVSVVGDFCGWNAAHYPMRSLGSSGVWELFIPDVGAGEAYKFAIQTKEGHRRDKADPMAKAAQCPPATASIVVDSRYEWNDGEWLRNRASADLLNEPMSIYEVHLGSWKIGKGYKDLTTELVDYVAEQGFTHVELMPVSEHPFGGSWGYQVSGYYAPTARWGSPDELRALIEAFHDRGIGVLVDWVPAHFPKDDWALARFDGPALYEHADWRRGEQKEWGTYVFDFGRNEVRNFLVANALYWIEEFHVDGLRVDAVASMLYLDYSREEGEWAPNQYGGRENLDAVQFLQELNATVHRTHPGVLTIAEESTSWQGVTAPTEQGGLGFSLKWNMGWMNDTLEYFKLDPIHREYHHNEITFSMIYAYSEKYVLPFSHDEVVHGKGSLWGRMPGDDWNKAAGLRALYGYMFSHPGKNLLFMGQEFGQTGEWDEAHSVDWSNLEGWGQEYHQGIQKLVQDINEVYRSSPALYSQDHTYEGFQWIKGDDAARNILAYMRWGADGSALLSVVNLSGTSQEAYNLGTPRDGDWELVLNTDDARYEGAGNELPRVVSTTDSGWDGFEHALTLHVPANSVQWYRHRGNQ is encoded by the coding sequence ATGCAAGACGCCTTCGGCATCGACCAGAACCTGCTCATCCCTGCCCCCGACATGGAGCGACTGCATCGCTGCAGCCACCATTCGCCCCATGACTTCTACGGCTGGCACGCCGTGGCCGGCGGTTCCGTCATCCGCACCCGCCAGCCGGGTGCCGAGACTGTGGAGATCCTCATCCACAACGAGTCGCGCGAAGCCACCCCCATCGGCGACGACGTCTGGGTGCTGGGACTGCCGGACATCTACACCCCGGATTACCGCCTGCAGATCACCTGGCCGGAGGCAGGCACGATCGTCTCCGCTGATCCGTACGCTTTCCTCCCCACCCTGGGAAACCTGGACATCCACCTCATCTCCGAGGGTCGCCATGAGCGCCTCTGGGATGTCCTGGGCGCCAACGTCCGCTCCTACGAAACCGCCCTGGGCACCGTCACCGGCACCTCCTTCGCCGTGTGGGCACCCAACGCCATCGGGGTGTCGGTCGTCGGCGACTTCTGCGGTTGGAATGCCGCCCACTACCCGATGCGTTCGCTGGGTTCCAGCGGCGTGTGGGAGCTGTTCATCCCGGACGTCGGCGCGGGCGAGGCCTATAAATTCGCCATCCAGACCAAAGAGGGCCACCGCCGCGACAAGGCCGACCCGATGGCCAAGGCCGCCCAGTGCCCGCCGGCCACCGCCTCCATCGTGGTGGACTCCCGTTACGAGTGGAACGACGGTGAGTGGCTGCGCAACCGCGCCTCCGCCGACCTGCTCAACGAGCCGATGTCCATCTATGAGGTCCACCTCGGTTCCTGGAAAATCGGCAAGGGCTACAAGGATCTGACCACCGAGCTGGTCGACTACGTCGCGGAGCAGGGCTTCACCCACGTGGAGCTCATGCCCGTCTCCGAGCACCCCTTCGGCGGCTCCTGGGGCTACCAGGTGTCCGGTTACTACGCCCCCACCGCGCGGTGGGGCTCCCCCGACGAGCTGCGCGCTCTGATCGAGGCCTTCCACGACCGCGGCATCGGCGTCCTCGTCGACTGGGTCCCGGCACACTTCCCCAAGGACGACTGGGCGCTCGCCCGTTTCGACGGCCCCGCCCTCTACGAGCACGCCGACTGGCGTCGCGGGGAGCAGAAGGAATGGGGAACCTACGTCTTCGACTTCGGACGTAACGAGGTCCGCAACTTCCTCGTCGCCAACGCCCTGTACTGGATCGAGGAGTTCCACGTCGACGGTCTGCGTGTCGACGCCGTCGCCTCCATGCTCTACCTCGACTACTCCCGCGAAGAGGGCGAATGGGCGCCCAACCAGTACGGCGGCCGCGAGAACCTCGATGCCGTGCAGTTCCTCCAGGAGTTGAACGCCACCGTCCACCGCACCCACCCGGGTGTGCTGACCATCGCCGAGGAGTCCACCTCCTGGCAGGGCGTCACCGCCCCCACCGAGCAGGGCGGCCTGGGCTTCTCGCTCAAGTGGAACATGGGCTGGATGAACGACACTCTCGAGTACTTCAAGCTCGACCCGATCCACCGCGAGTACCACCACAACGAGATCACCTTCTCCATGATCTACGCCTACTCCGAGAAGTACGTCCTGCCCTTCTCGCATGATGAGGTCGTCCACGGCAAGGGCTCCCTGTGGGGCCGCATGCCGGGCGACGACTGGAACAAGGCCGCCGGCCTGCGTGCCCTCTACGGCTACATGTTCTCCCACCCGGGCAAGAACCTGCTGTTCATGGGCCAGGAGTTCGGCCAGACCGGCGAGTGGGACGAGGCGCACTCGGTCGACTGGTCCAACCTCGAAGGCTGGGGCCAGGAGTACCACCAGGGCATCCAGAAGCTGGTCCAGGACATCAACGAGGTGTACCGCTCCTCCCCCGCCCTCTACTCCCAGGACCACACATACGAGGGCTTCCAGTGGATCAAGGGCGACGACGCCGCCCGCAACATCCTCGCCTACATGCGCTGGGGTGCCGACGGCTCCGCCCTCCTCTCAGTGGTCAACCTGTCGGGCACCTCGCAGGAGGCCTATAACCTGGGCACCCCGAGAGACGGTGACTGGGAGCTGGTGCTCAACACCGACGACGCCAGGTACGAGGGTGCCGGCAACGAGCTGCCCCGGGTCGTCAGCACCACCGACAGCGGATGGGACGGCTTCGAGCACGCTCTGACGCTGCACGTCCCCGCCAACTCCGTCCAGTGGTACCGCCACCGCGGCAACCAGTAG
- a CDS encoding maltotransferase domain-containing protein yields MTGRLGIDDVRPQISGRLFPAKAVVGEVVPITALAWREGHDAIAATLNVTPPAGETVAIHMTTDPDNQDRVHGVFVPDAPGTWTFRVDAWSDPFSTWRNAVTKKMAVGQSAEELANDLAHGAELFDRAAAAAPASVSGVLVDAATALRRTDGDVTGRVRIAMSDVVTAVLYDHPLRELLTHGPICEVKVERRGALFNSWYELFPRSTGGRDEAGNPVHGTFATTAVALERVAAMGFDTVYFPPIHPIGEINRKGRNNTLVPEPHDVGSPWAIGSKDGGHDAIHPELGTVEDFVALLERAGELGLEIALDLALQAAPDHPWATEHRDFFTELADGTIAYAENPPKKYQDIYPLNFDNNPPAIYDEVYRVVKYWADLGVRTFRVDNPHTKPANFWQWLITRIHETDPDVIFLAEAFTRAPRLYGLAKLGFTQSYTYFTWKTTKEELTEFATQIRDAADYSRPNLFVNTPDILHESLQIGGRAMFAIRATLAATMSPLWGVYSGYELFEHEAVAEGSEEYLDSEKYELRPRDFEAAVASGDSLEPYLALLNHVRRENPALQQLRNLHFHDTDNDQILAYSKVDPVTGNTMLMVVNLDSHHTQSATVTLDLEAIGQHPGASFPVHDAITGATWTWGKHNFVRLVPEVDVAHVLVLPNAPADRREPIAWRKVTDYRA; encoded by the coding sequence ATGACAGGTCGACTCGGTATCGATGACGTCCGCCCCCAGATCTCCGGGCGACTGTTCCCTGCTAAGGCAGTGGTGGGCGAGGTTGTCCCGATCACCGCGCTGGCCTGGCGCGAGGGCCATGACGCCATTGCCGCGACCCTGAATGTCACCCCACCTGCGGGTGAGACCGTCGCCATCCACATGACGACCGACCCCGACAACCAGGACCGCGTCCACGGAGTATTCGTCCCCGACGCCCCGGGCACCTGGACCTTCCGCGTCGACGCCTGGTCGGATCCCTTCTCCACCTGGCGCAACGCCGTGACCAAGAAGATGGCCGTCGGCCAGTCGGCCGAGGAGCTGGCCAACGACCTCGCCCACGGTGCGGAGCTGTTCGACCGCGCCGCAGCCGCAGCCCCGGCGTCGGTGTCCGGTGTGCTTGTCGACGCCGCCACTGCCCTGCGCCGCACCGACGGCGACGTCACCGGGCGCGTCCGCATCGCCATGTCCGACGTCGTCACCGCCGTCCTGTACGACCACCCGCTGCGCGAACTGCTCACCCACGGCCCGATCTGCGAGGTCAAGGTCGAGCGCCGCGGCGCCCTGTTCAACTCCTGGTACGAGCTCTTCCCCCGCTCCACCGGCGGCCGGGACGAGGCGGGCAACCCGGTGCACGGCACGTTCGCCACCACTGCGGTGGCCCTCGAGCGGGTCGCCGCCATGGGCTTCGACACCGTCTACTTCCCCCCGATCCACCCCATCGGTGAGATCAACCGCAAGGGCCGCAACAACACCCTCGTGCCTGAGCCGCATGACGTGGGATCCCCGTGGGCGATCGGCTCGAAGGACGGTGGCCACGACGCCATACATCCGGAGCTGGGCACCGTCGAGGATTTCGTGGCGCTGCTCGAACGGGCCGGAGAACTGGGGCTGGAGATCGCCCTCGACCTCGCCCTCCAGGCCGCCCCGGATCACCCCTGGGCCACCGAGCACCGGGACTTCTTCACCGAACTCGCCGACGGCACCATCGCCTACGCCGAGAACCCCCCCAAGAAGTACCAGGACATCTACCCCCTGAACTTCGACAACAACCCGCCGGCCATCTATGACGAGGTCTACCGCGTGGTCAAGTACTGGGCCGACCTGGGCGTGCGCACCTTCCGCGTGGACAACCCGCACACCAAGCCGGCGAACTTCTGGCAGTGGCTGATCACCCGGATCCACGAGACCGACCCGGACGTCATCTTCCTGGCCGAGGCCTTCACCCGCGCACCGCGCCTCTACGGTCTGGCCAAGCTCGGTTTCACGCAGTCGTACACCTACTTCACCTGGAAGACCACCAAGGAGGAGCTGACCGAATTCGCGACCCAGATCCGCGACGCCGCGGACTACTCGCGCCCGAACCTCTTCGTCAACACCCCCGACATCCTCCACGAGTCGCTGCAGATCGGTGGCCGCGCGATGTTCGCCATCCGCGCCACACTCGCCGCCACCATGTCCCCGCTGTGGGGCGTCTACTCCGGTTACGAGCTCTTCGAGCACGAAGCAGTCGCCGAGGGCTCCGAGGAGTACCTCGACTCCGAGAAGTACGAACTGCGCCCCCGCGACTTCGAGGCGGCGGTGGCCTCGGGCGATTCCCTCGAGCCGTACCTCGCGCTGCTCAACCATGTCCGCCGCGAGAACCCGGCGCTGCAGCAGCTGCGCAACCTGCACTTCCACGACACGGACAACGACCAGATCCTCGCCTACTCCAAGGTGGACCCGGTCACCGGCAACACCATGCTGATGGTGGTCAACCTTGATTCCCACCACACCCAGTCCGCGACCGTGACCCTCGACCTCGAGGCCATCGGCCAGCACCCGGGCGCCAGCTTCCCCGTCCATGACGCCATCACGGGCGCCACCTGGACCTGGGGCAAGCACAACTTCGTGCGCCTGGTGCCCGAGGTTGACGTGGCCCACGTGCTCGTCCTGCCGAACGCTCCGGCCGATCGGCGTGAGCCGATCGCGTGGCGCAAGGTCACCGACTACCGGGCTTAA
- a CDS encoding ABC transporter ATP-binding protein — translation MGDVTDFNDETSGDLLVDFRDVTFKRGGRNLVGPVTWQVELDERWVIIGPNGAGKTTLIRMAAAEEFPTSGRAFVMGEQLGRTDMRDLRSMIGVSSASLGNRIPPDETVGDLVVSAGYAVLGRWREEYEEIDFEQAHEILDLVGAYHLIDRTWGTLSEGERKRVLVARALMTNPELLILDEPGAGMDLGGREDLVGYLGDLALDPDAPAIVMITHHVEEIPFGFTHAMLLDDGEVVAQGLIDSVLTSENLSKTFHQPIDVSRIGERYFARRTRRPGTHRR, via the coding sequence ATGGGGGATGTGACTGATTTCAATGACGAGACCAGCGGGGACCTTCTGGTCGATTTCCGCGACGTGACCTTCAAGCGTGGGGGGCGAAACCTCGTTGGCCCCGTGACCTGGCAGGTAGAGCTCGATGAGAGGTGGGTGATCATCGGGCCCAACGGCGCCGGCAAGACCACCCTCATCCGGATGGCGGCCGCCGAGGAGTTTCCCACCTCCGGCCGGGCCTTCGTCATGGGGGAGCAGCTGGGGCGCACCGACATGCGTGATCTGCGATCCATGATCGGCGTCTCCTCCGCGTCCCTGGGTAACCGCATCCCGCCCGACGAAACCGTCGGCGACCTCGTCGTCTCGGCCGGCTACGCCGTGCTCGGCCGCTGGCGGGAGGAGTACGAGGAGATCGATTTCGAGCAGGCGCACGAGATCCTCGACCTGGTCGGCGCGTACCACCTCATCGACCGCACCTGGGGGACGCTCTCCGAGGGAGAGCGCAAGCGCGTCCTCGTCGCCCGCGCCCTGATGACCAACCCGGAGCTGCTCATCCTGGATGAGCCGGGCGCGGGCATGGACCTCGGTGGCCGTGAGGACCTCGTCGGTTACCTGGGTGACCTGGCGCTGGATCCGGATGCCCCCGCCATCGTGATGATCACCCACCACGTCGAGGAGATCCCCTTCGGATTCACCCATGCGATGCTTCTCGACGACGGCGAGGTGGTCGCCCAGGGGCTCATCGACAGCGTGCTCACGAGCGAGAATCTGTCGAAGACCTTCCACCAGCCGATCGACGTTTCCCGGATCGGTGAGCGCTACTTCGCCCGCCGCACCAGGCGCCCGGGCACCCATCGCCGCTGA
- a CDS encoding NUDIX hydrolase, giving the protein MPHRQAPTGYDQARLSTTVILVRDSDQGLQVWAQERVSTMRNYPGMTVFPGGGVDRRDLPSGPGDASAMWTGQPVEEFAVRLGLTPDQTHAVVFAAVRELFEETGTLLAVHEDGSAIADVTPYHQDRVDLISHRISLTDMLTEHDLRVCTDGLRPWARWVGGWKNLHWFDTISFVAVAPEGQSPDGETSEADDAGWFSPQLLLDGWRHGLVRLAIPTWAQLSFLAGFPTSTEALSAADAADLSPVVGDPVDDPRYAEYFTTSWVDRIRPTY; this is encoded by the coding sequence ATGCCCCATCGTCAGGCTCCCACCGGGTACGACCAGGCACGCCTGTCCACCACGGTCATCCTGGTGCGGGATTCCGATCAGGGGCTGCAGGTGTGGGCCCAGGAACGCGTCTCCACGATGCGCAACTACCCGGGCATGACCGTCTTCCCCGGCGGGGGGGTGGACCGCCGGGACCTGCCGTCCGGTCCGGGGGACGCCTCCGCGATGTGGACGGGGCAGCCCGTCGAGGAATTCGCCGTGCGCCTGGGGCTGACACCCGATCAGACCCACGCGGTCGTCTTCGCCGCGGTGCGGGAACTCTTCGAGGAGACCGGCACGCTGCTCGCCGTCCACGAGGACGGCAGCGCCATCGCCGACGTCACCCCGTACCACCAGGACCGGGTGGACCTCATCTCCCACCGCATCTCGCTGACGGACATGCTCACGGAGCATGACCTCCGGGTCTGCACCGACGGCCTGCGCCCGTGGGCCCGCTGGGTCGGGGGGTGGAAGAACCTGCACTGGTTCGACACCATCTCCTTCGTCGCCGTGGCACCGGAAGGACAGTCGCCGGACGGCGAGACCTCCGAGGCCGACGACGCCGGCTGGTTCTCGCCGCAGCTGCTTCTCGACGGCTGGCGTCACGGCCTCGTCCGCCTGGCCATCCCCACGTGGGCCCAGCTCTCGTTTCTGGCCGGGTTCCCCACGAGCACCGAGGCGCTCAGCGCCGCCGACGCCGCGGACCTGAGCCCGGTCGTCGGGGATCCCGTCGATGATCCGCGCTACGCCGAGTACTTCACCACCTCCTGGGTGGACCGGATCCGGCCGACGTACTGA
- a CDS encoding THUMP-like domain-containing protein — protein sequence MAFTLEEIAFLATHTDDIREATDGLALTRSSMLSDAASLRQRFGERGRAVTELTQARRSATTNGKFPAHWLTDLDAAQQATPQVVAAERARRLRRVLGGDGLIHDVTCSVGTEGASITEEGLGYLGSDLDAARLRMARHNLGDGAWLVRADALVPVSRGADVIVADPARRAGGRRITHPDQLLPPLPDLLDAWPGQELAVKCAPGLDFSDWDGLVSLVSVDGGVKEACLYTPGLSEGLRREAVVITRGETDRITDSEPDGIGAGAPGRFLIDPDGAIVRAGLVRHYAFREGLWMLDERIAYLTGDEIPAGRSGFEILEIVPLKKLKAALNSHDAGSLEILVRGVDVDPDVLRKKLKLKGKAPMSVVCTRIGTQGVALVCGPRQSGN from the coding sequence ATGGCCTTCACGCTCGAGGAGATCGCCTTCCTGGCGACCCACACAGACGACATCCGCGAGGCCACCGACGGCCTGGCGCTGACCCGCAGCAGCATGCTCTCCGATGCCGCGTCGCTGCGCCAACGCTTCGGCGAGCGCGGCCGCGCCGTGACGGAGCTGACACAGGCCCGCCGCTCGGCCACCACCAACGGCAAGTTTCCCGCCCACTGGCTCACGGACCTCGACGCCGCCCAGCAGGCCACCCCGCAGGTGGTCGCCGCCGAACGCGCCCGACGCCTGCGCCGCGTCCTCGGCGGCGACGGCCTGATCCATGACGTGACCTGCTCGGTGGGGACGGAGGGGGCGTCCATAACTGAGGAGGGTCTGGGCTACCTGGGTAGCGACCTTGACGCGGCCCGCCTGCGGATGGCACGGCACAACCTCGGCGACGGCGCGTGGCTGGTCCGCGCTGACGCCCTCGTGCCGGTGAGCAGGGGAGCGGACGTCATCGTGGCCGATCCCGCGCGCCGGGCGGGTGGTCGACGCATCACCCACCCGGATCAGCTGCTTCCGCCGCTGCCGGACCTGCTGGACGCCTGGCCCGGGCAGGAACTGGCGGTGAAGTGCGCGCCGGGTCTGGACTTCTCCGACTGGGATGGGCTGGTGAGCCTGGTCAGCGTGGACGGCGGCGTCAAGGAGGCCTGCCTGTACACACCGGGGCTCTCGGAGGGACTGCGGCGTGAGGCCGTGGTGATCACCCGCGGGGAGACCGATCGGATCACCGATTCTGAACCGGACGGTATCGGGGCGGGTGCGCCGGGGCGTTTCCTCATTGACCCGGACGGGGCGATCGTGCGCGCCGGGCTGGTGCGGCACTACGCCTTCCGGGAGGGGCTGTGGATGCTCGACGAGCGCATCGCGTACCTCACCGGCGATGAGATCCCGGCCGGTCGCAGCGGTTTCGAGATCCTCGAGATCGTCCCGCTGAAGAAGCTCAAGGCCGCCCTGAACAGCCATGATGCGGGCAGCCTGGAGATCCTCGTGCGGGGAGTGGACGTCGACCCGGACGTCCTGCGCAAGAAGCTGAAGCTGAAGGGGAAGGCGCCGATGTCGGTGGTCTGCACCCGGATCGGCACGCAGGGTGTGGCACTGGTCTGCGGCCCGCGGCAGTCAGGAAACTAA
- a CDS encoding electron transfer flavoprotein subunit beta/FixA family protein — protein MPAIVVLVKHVPDTWSQKALEADNTLDRVNVDSVIDEINEFAMEQALQLRDDNPDAAYRVIALTTGPAGADETLRKALAMGADDALHVLDEAIAGSDLLGTAWVLTNAINTVGDVALIVAGNASSDGAMGALPGILAEYRQVPALTNVRSVAVDGQTITGVRETAEGRFELSAQLPAIVSVTDKAPKPRFPNFKGLMAAKKHDVTVLDIAAIGVAAGQVGLAHAATAVTAAATRPVRESGDVISGADGDAAAGRIAEFLAAEKFL, from the coding sequence ATGCCCGCCATCGTGGTACTCGTCAAGCATGTTCCGGACACCTGGTCCCAGAAGGCCCTCGAGGCAGACAACACCCTGGACCGCGTCAACGTCGACTCAGTCATCGACGAGATCAACGAGTTCGCCATGGAGCAGGCACTGCAACTGCGTGACGACAACCCCGACGCCGCTTACCGCGTCATCGCCCTGACGACGGGGCCGGCGGGTGCCGATGAAACCCTGCGCAAGGCCCTGGCCATGGGCGCCGACGATGCGCTCCATGTCCTCGACGAGGCCATCGCCGGCTCCGACCTGCTGGGCACCGCCTGGGTGCTCACCAACGCGATCAACACCGTCGGAGACGTCGCGCTCATCGTCGCCGGCAACGCCTCCTCCGACGGCGCCATGGGCGCACTGCCGGGCATCCTCGCCGAGTACCGGCAGGTCCCGGCGCTGACCAACGTCCGTTCCGTGGCGGTGGACGGCCAGACCATCACCGGTGTGCGGGAAACCGCCGAGGGACGTTTCGAACTCTCCGCCCAGCTGCCGGCGATCGTGTCCGTCACCGACAAGGCACCGAAGCCGCGCTTCCCCAACTTCAAGGGCCTCATGGCCGCGAAGAAGCACGACGTCACCGTCCTCGACATCGCCGCCATCGGCGTCGCCGCCGGGCAGGTCGGCCTGGCGCACGCCGCCACCGCAGTCACGGCAGCCGCCACCCGCCCGGTGCGGGAATCCGGCGACGTCATCAGCGGCGCCGACGGGGATGCCGCCGCCGGCCGCATCGCCGAGTTCCTCGCCGCCGAGAAGTTCCTCTGA
- a CDS encoding electron transfer flavoprotein subunit alpha/FixB family protein, protein MSTVYVLVEHTGSGLAATTAELITAARPLGEVAAVVVGAPGVTQALAPALAEAGAATVIAAESADVPERLILPQVDALATLAATNPGPIVISAGVPGNEIAGRLAARLASGVLCDVVGINADRTAAQSIFGDQVQVSAAVGGANPIFTLRAGAVEAAPVAAAGAVATLALPAATAKDVTVTGFTPAERGSRPDLTQAKVVIAAGRGVGSREGMELVEQLADSLGGAVGVTRDAVDLEYYDGTYQIGQTGVTVSPDLYIGLGVSGAIQHTSGMQTAKKIIVVNNDEDAPIFQIADLGVVGDLFEVVPALINEIDQRR, encoded by the coding sequence ATGTCCACTGTCTATGTCCTGGTCGAGCACACCGGTTCCGGGCTCGCCGCCACCACCGCAGAACTGATCACCGCCGCCCGCCCGCTGGGTGAGGTCGCCGCCGTCGTCGTCGGCGCCCCCGGAGTCACGCAGGCCCTCGCTCCGGCCCTGGCCGAGGCCGGCGCCGCCACGGTGATCGCCGCCGAGTCCGCCGACGTCCCCGAGCGCCTCATCCTGCCGCAGGTCGACGCCCTGGCCACCCTCGCCGCCACCAACCCCGGCCCGATCGTCATCTCCGCCGGTGTGCCCGGCAACGAGATCGCCGGCCGCCTGGCCGCCCGTCTGGCCTCGGGTGTCCTGTGCGACGTCGTGGGCATCAACGCCGACCGCACCGCCGCCCAGTCCATCTTCGGTGACCAGGTGCAGGTCTCCGCGGCCGTCGGCGGAGCCAACCCGATCTTCACCCTGCGCGCCGGCGCCGTCGAGGCCGCCCCGGTCGCCGCCGCCGGGGCCGTCGCCACCCTGGCTCTGCCCGCCGCCACCGCCAAAGACGTCACCGTCACCGGTTTCACCCCGGCCGAGCGCGGTTCCCGGCCCGACCTCACCCAGGCGAAGGTGGTCATCGCCGCCGGCCGCGGCGTGGGTTCCAGGGAGGGGATGGAGCTGGTGGAGCAGCTCGCCGACTCCCTCGGCGGCGCCGTCGGCGTCACGCGTGACGCGGTGGACCTCGAGTACTACGACGGCACGTACCAGATCGGCCAGACCGGTGTGACCGTGTCCCCGGATCTCTACATCGGTCTGGGCGTCTCGGGTGCCATCCAGCACACCTCCGGCATGCAGACCGCGAAGAAGATCATCGTGGTCAACAACGACGAGGACGCGCCGATCTTCCAGATCGCCGACCTCGGTGTCGTCGGGGACCTCTTCGAGGTGGTCCCTGCGCTGATCAACGAGATCGACCAGCGCAGGTAA
- a CDS encoding cysteine desulfurase family protein, with translation MPTPRHYLDHAATTPMRQSAVDAWVEHAGAMNPGGQYTSGRAARRVLDDARDLIAGLLGADPAEVIFTASGTEADNLAVTGLYRASDRARVVSTPIEHPAVLGPVKALGLSGAEVELLPVGSDGRVADLGALDIPAAVACCMWANNETGALQPIDRVIERASGAGTPVHVDAVQVVGHLPVDFHALGATTLAASAHKFGGPRSAGLLLAKRSPAPLPVLHGGGQERGIRPGTLDVASAAAMAAALEEAVGEIPSEAVRLAALRERLREGILGRVGDVLVHTTEPALPGHLHLSFPGAEGDSLIMLLDAAGIEASTGSACASGVNRASHVLLAQGVSEHDTRGAVRFTLGRTTTVGDVEAVLGVIAEVVERARLAGMAG, from the coding sequence ATGCCGACCCCGCGCCACTACCTCGACCACGCCGCGACCACGCCCATGCGGCAGAGCGCCGTCGACGCGTGGGTCGAGCACGCCGGCGCGATGAACCCGGGCGGGCAGTACACCTCCGGCCGTGCCGCCCGCCGCGTGCTCGATGACGCCCGCGATCTCATCGCCGGGCTCCTCGGCGCCGATCCCGCGGAGGTCATCTTCACGGCCTCCGGCACCGAGGCCGACAACCTGGCGGTGACGGGACTCTACCGCGCCTCCGATCGTGCCCGGGTGGTGTCCACGCCGATCGAACACCCCGCAGTGCTGGGGCCTGTCAAGGCTCTGGGCTTGTCCGGGGCGGAAGTGGAGCTCCTGCCCGTCGGTTCCGACGGCCGGGTCGCGGACCTCGGCGCACTGGACATCCCGGCGGCCGTGGCCTGCTGCATGTGGGCCAACAACGAGACCGGCGCGCTCCAGCCCATCGATCGGGTCATCGAGCGGGCTTCCGGCGCGGGCACCCCCGTGCATGTCGACGCCGTCCAGGTCGTCGGCCACCTGCCGGTGGACTTCCACGCGCTCGGCGCCACGACGTTGGCCGCCAGCGCGCACAAGTTCGGCGGACCCCGCAGCGCCGGGCTGCTCCTGGCGAAGCGTTCCCCGGCGCCGCTTCCGGTCCTGCACGGCGGAGGCCAGGAGCGTGGTATCCGGCCGGGCACCCTCGACGTCGCCTCCGCCGCAGCCATGGCGGCGGCGCTCGAGGAGGCCGTCGGCGAGATCCCTTCCGAGGCCGTCCGGCTGGCCGCACTGCGTGAACGGCTGCGCGAAGGCATCCTCGGCCGGGTCGGTGACGTCCTGGTCCACACCACCGAACCCGCCCTGCCCGGGCACCTGCACCTCTCCTTCCCCGGCGCGGAGGGCGACAGCCTGATCATGCTTCTCGACGCCGCCGGCATCGAGGCCTCCACCGGTTCCGCCTGCGCCAGCGGGGTCAACCGCGCCAGCCATGTGCTGCTGGCGCAGGGGGTCAGTGAGCATGACACCCGCGGGGCGGTGCGTTTCACGCTGGGACGCACCACCACCGTGGGCGACGTTGAGGCGGTGTTGGGCGTCATCGCGGAGGTGGTGGAGCGGGCGCGTCTGGCGGGCATGGCCGGCTGA